A region of Allocoleopsis franciscana PCC 7113 DNA encodes the following proteins:
- a CDS encoding surface-adhesin E family protein — MPRILFLVFFASLMTALPALAENWVLVTRDEQGTDYYIDTESVQGSNGTYLFWRMAVRAKPDEMGIVAEKTFVSMSCPLQGWRRKAVARFNAQSELVNREEFGENEPLQFFMDGTVGQRLWKFVCR, encoded by the coding sequence ATGCCCAGGATACTTTTTCTCGTGTTCTTTGCCAGTTTAATGACTGCCTTACCTGCCCTTGCGGAAAACTGGGTTTTAGTCACTCGCGATGAGCAGGGAACCGATTACTATATCGATACAGAATCTGTACAAGGTAGCAACGGCACCTATTTATTTTGGCGGATGGCTGTCCGAGCCAAACCGGATGAAATGGGGATAGTGGCAGAAAAGACTTTTGTGTCGATGAGCTGTCCGTTACAGGGATGGCGACGGAAGGCAGTCGCAAGATTCAATGCCCAATCTGAACTGGTGAACCGTGAAGAGTTTGGCGAAAATGAACCCCTACAATTTTTTATGGACGGCACGGTGGGACAACGATTGTGGAAGTTTGTCTGTAGATGA
- the pdhA gene encoding pyruvate dehydrogenase (acetyl-transferring) E1 component subunit alpha has product MVQERTLPEFNVDQANITREEGLLLYEDMVLGRLFEDKCAEMYYRGKMFGFVHLYNGQEAVSTGVIRAMRQGEDYVCSTYRDHVHALSAGVPAREVMAELFGKETGCSKGRGGSMHMFSAQHHLLGGYAFVAEGIPVATGAAFTTKYRREALGDASADRVSACFFGDGACNNGQFFECLNMAALWKLPILYVVENNKWAIGMAHERATSEPEIYKKAAAFGMAGVEVDGMDVLAVRAVAQEAIARARAGEGPTLIEALTYRFRGHSLADPDELRSKEEKEFWFPKDPIKKLAAYLTEHNLADQEELSGIDHRIQEVINDAVQFAESSPEPDPSELYRYIFAEDS; this is encoded by the coding sequence ATGGTTCAGGAACGAACTTTACCCGAATTCAATGTGGATCAGGCCAATATTACTAGAGAAGAAGGTTTGCTCCTGTACGAAGATATGGTATTAGGTCGCTTGTTTGAAGACAAGTGTGCTGAGATGTACTACCGGGGCAAAATGTTTGGTTTTGTCCACCTCTATAACGGTCAAGAAGCCGTATCCACTGGCGTGATCAGGGCGATGCGCCAGGGTGAAGATTATGTTTGTAGCACCTATCGCGACCACGTCCATGCCTTAAGTGCAGGGGTTCCGGCACGGGAAGTGATGGCGGAGTTGTTTGGTAAGGAAACGGGTTGTAGTAAGGGGCGTGGTGGCTCGATGCACATGTTCTCGGCTCAACATCATCTGTTGGGAGGCTATGCCTTTGTGGCAGAGGGAATTCCTGTGGCGACAGGGGCAGCTTTCACCACCAAGTACCGGCGAGAAGCCTTGGGAGATGCAAGTGCCGATCGCGTATCCGCTTGCTTTTTTGGCGACGGAGCCTGCAATAATGGTCAGTTCTTTGAGTGTTTGAACATGGCAGCCCTGTGGAAACTGCCAATTCTCTATGTGGTGGAAAACAACAAGTGGGCTATTGGCATGGCTCACGAACGAGCCACTTCCGAGCCAGAGATTTACAAAAAAGCCGCTGCCTTTGGGATGGCTGGGGTTGAAGTGGATGGCATGGATGTCTTGGCGGTGCGGGCGGTGGCTCAAGAGGCGATCGCTCGTGCTCGTGCTGGAGAAGGCCCCACTTTAATTGAAGCCCTCACCTACCGCTTCCGAGGTCACTCTCTGGCTGACCCCGATGAACTTCGCTCCAAAGAGGAGAAGGAGTTTTGGTTCCCCAAAGACCCGATTAAAAAGCTAGCGGCTTACCTCACAGAACACAATCTAGCCGACCAAGAAGAACTCTCTGGCATTGATCACCGTATTCAGGAAGTGATTAATGACGCGGTTCAATTTGCCGAGAGCAGCCCAGAACCTGATCCGAGTGAGTTGTATCGCTACATCTTTGCGGAGGATAGCTGA
- a CDS encoding YdcF family protein: MTEFKRIALSSILAIISITGGCAEDPFPQPTIPISSHSSGVTKPTKLAQSPLKSPTKKAQKEAIFVLGGATERERFAAKFAQQHPRLPIWVSSGSPETYARKVFARAGIKKSRVHLDYEAVDTVTNFTSLADEFQYLGINRVYLITSSDHMRRARVIGEIVFGSRGIQLKPVPVSNKRTPEPPEKCLRDGIRAILWVNANYTDSSLNQGDSTVSKSQTNYSQKLDNCYN; the protein is encoded by the coding sequence ATGACAGAATTCAAGCGTATAGCTCTTAGCTCAATTTTAGCGATAATCTCAATAACAGGGGGCTGTGCAGAAGACCCATTTCCTCAACCCACAATCCCTATATCATCGCATTCGTCTGGTGTTACAAAACCAACAAAATTAGCTCAATCTCCCCTCAAATCGCCGACAAAAAAGGCTCAAAAAGAAGCTATTTTCGTCTTAGGCGGAGCAACAGAACGAGAGCGATTTGCCGCGAAATTCGCGCAGCAACACCCCCGACTCCCTATTTGGGTGTCTTCGGGTAGTCCTGAAACCTATGCACGAAAGGTATTTGCAAGGGCAGGCATTAAAAAAAGTCGTGTCCACTTGGACTATGAAGCCGTTGATACAGTGACGAACTTCACAAGTTTAGCGGATGAGTTTCAATACCTGGGAATTAATCGCGTATATTTAATTACTTCATCAGACCACATGCGCCGTGCTCGTGTAATTGGAGAAATCGTGTTTGGTAGTCGAGGAATTCAGTTAAAGCCTGTACCTGTGTCGAATAAACGTACACCTGAACCGCCTGAAAAATGTCTTCGGGATGGTATAAGAGCTATCCTCTGGGTCAATGCTAATTATACGGATTCCAGTCTGAATCAGGGAGATTCGACGGTGTCAAAATCGCAAACAAACTATTCCCAGAAGCTTGATAATTGCTACAATTAA
- a CDS encoding 2'-5' RNA ligase family protein: MDQSKRRFFIALLPPQEIQDYANEVKEYFAQNYNSKKAQKSPPHITLQPPFEWHLEHLPLLEQALSTFAETQTSVPIILKGFGAFAPRVIYINVVKTPELMRLQGDLMAHLEESLGIVDSVSKTRPFAPHMTVAFQDLTRQNFRAAWPEFQHRELEFQCIVSQLTLLIHDGKRWDVSKNFALSI, from the coding sequence TTGGATCAGTCAAAACGTCGCTTTTTTATTGCACTCCTGCCGCCGCAGGAAATCCAAGATTACGCGAATGAGGTTAAGGAGTACTTCGCGCAAAACTACAATAGCAAAAAAGCTCAGAAATCTCCGCCCCACATTACTCTGCAACCTCCCTTTGAATGGCATTTGGAACACCTACCGCTTCTGGAACAAGCGCTCTCAACTTTTGCCGAAACCCAGACATCAGTGCCGATTATCCTTAAAGGGTTTGGAGCATTTGCACCGCGTGTCATTTACATTAATGTTGTCAAGACACCAGAACTGATGCGTTTGCAAGGCGATTTGATGGCACATCTGGAGGAATCATTGGGGATTGTTGACTCAGTTTCAAAAACCCGTCCCTTTGCTCCTCACATGACGGTTGCATTTCAAGATTTAACCAGACAGAACTTCCGCGCTGCATGGCCTGAATTTCAGCATCGAGAGTTAGAGTTTCAGTGTATAGTTTCTCAACTTACCCTACTCATTCATGATGGTAAGCGATGGGATGTAAGTAAAAACTTTGCTCTTTCCATCTAG
- a CDS encoding DUF1815 family protein, whose protein sequence is MFIRLAEQHRQFVQDLVMNLQALATVLENRGYLASCYTCGSQMNSASFMVSLGDNHLIRFLVSDYGITWTEMRDDRELMKLEGAEAISQLQDLANLVKYQIRPSGPIAPLTHLV, encoded by the coding sequence GTGTTCATACGACTTGCAGAGCAACACCGTCAATTCGTTCAAGATTTGGTAATGAATCTCCAAGCCTTGGCGACTGTACTGGAAAACCGAGGCTATCTGGCTTCCTGCTATACCTGCGGCAGCCAGATGAACAGCGCATCTTTTATGGTCAGTCTGGGAGATAACCACCTGATCCGTTTTCTAGTGTCAGATTACGGTATTACTTGGACGGAAATGCGGGATGACCGAGAGCTGATGAAACTGGAAGGGGCTGAAGCCATCAGTCAATTGCAGGATCTAGCTAATTTGGTCAAATACCAAATTCGGCCTTCTGGGCCGATTGCCCCACTGACTCATTTAGTCTAA
- a CDS encoding helicase C-terminal domain-containing protein, with the protein MIEVEVHSSLRAFLREQGQPSWPHHLTMARLVARALRRSRSALIQTGSTHGSYRLSYLAPALLWQEPVVLVAPVAVQQWLLRVEIPRLQQWMGTNKPIHTGDAFPDERFKGLLITSPAAWLADRLEGLQRFPPGIPTLIDGADDLERWVREQLQACIQPADWDELMLACPKQADFIRDMRVRLTKSIFVHPPNPYECCLLEAAEQDTLRLLFQALQSAVDDNQYSYLPKAWKHFWQGWQRSGQLLWATIARGSGQFSLYCGPVEVATALSPVWSQQPVVLIAEALDLETSASVYRQQMGLGDLTCLKFSPDRQSELIHLYLPDGLPMPNTPRFQEALIQQVRTLLSLNSQTKGLTVILVGDVPLKAQLGSILAAEWGTRVQVEKTSVDERGILVTGWEFWRTHQSILPPPQMLVIATLPLPSLENPLVAGQVAYYKQRRLDWFRLYLLPAALRELQRAIAPVRNSQGVVALLDNRVNHRSYGSQVLSALSPFARINYIDASWFKPDTPMAPDHWL; encoded by the coding sequence GCACTCATGGCTCGTATCGTCTGAGCTATCTGGCACCTGCCTTACTCTGGCAAGAGCCAGTGGTTCTCGTGGCACCTGTAGCCGTACAGCAGTGGTTGCTACGGGTGGAAATTCCTCGATTGCAACAGTGGATGGGAACCAATAAGCCGATTCACACAGGAGACGCTTTTCCAGATGAACGGTTCAAGGGGCTATTAATTACCTCACCCGCTGCTTGGCTGGCAGACCGACTGGAAGGTCTTCAGCGGTTTCCTCCCGGCATCCCGACCTTGATTGATGGTGCCGATGACTTGGAACGATGGGTGCGTGAACAGCTTCAAGCCTGCATCCAGCCAGCCGATTGGGACGAACTGATGCTAGCTTGCCCCAAACAGGCTGACTTCATCCGAGACATGCGGGTGCGCTTGACCAAATCTATCTTTGTACACCCGCCCAATCCTTACGAGTGCTGTTTGCTGGAGGCAGCCGAGCAAGATACTTTGCGGTTACTGTTTCAAGCCCTACAGTCAGCAGTTGATGACAATCAATATTCCTATTTACCAAAAGCCTGGAAACACTTTTGGCAGGGCTGGCAACGCTCAGGCCAGTTATTGTGGGCCACGATTGCACGAGGTTCCGGTCAGTTTTCCTTATATTGTGGGCCTGTCGAGGTGGCGACAGCCCTCAGCCCCGTTTGGTCACAACAGCCCGTGGTACTGATTGCAGAAGCGCTGGATTTAGAGACTTCAGCCTCTGTTTACCGTCAGCAGATGGGCTTAGGAGACTTAACATGCTTGAAGTTTTCTCCCGACCGACAAAGCGAACTGATTCATCTGTATCTGCCCGATGGGCTACCGATGCCGAATACGCCGCGATTTCAAGAGGCTTTGATTCAACAGGTTCGCACTCTCCTCAGCCTGAATTCCCAGACGAAGGGTTTAACTGTGATCTTGGTGGGCGATGTACCCCTAAAAGCCCAACTGGGATCTATTTTGGCGGCGGAATGGGGGACACGGGTGCAGGTAGAAAAGACTTCTGTTGATGAGAGAGGCATCCTTGTCACTGGCTGGGAATTCTGGCGCACTCATCAATCAATTCTCCCGCCACCACAAATGCTGGTCATTGCCACCTTACCCCTCCCTTCCCTGGAAAATCCTTTAGTTGCCGGTCAAGTGGCTTACTATAAGCAACGCCGATTAGATTGGTTCCGCTTATATCTCTTGCCGGCTGCTTTACGAGAATTACAACGGGCGATCGCACCAGTGCGGAACTCTCAAGGTGTCGTGGCACTCCTCGATAACCGCGTGAACCATCGCAGTTACGGGTCTCAAGTTCTATCTGCCCTCAGCCCTTTTGCCCGGATTAACTATATAGACGCTAGTTGGTTTAAACCAGACACTCCGATGGCACCCGATCACTGGCTTTAA
- a CDS encoding IMS domain-containing protein, whose translation MRIPLDYYRILGLPIQATAEQLSQAYRDRALQLPRREYSDAAINSRKQLLDEAYAVLSDPEQRSAYDASFLTKTYDQEPAQSVTLGFTGSGEGIEAPIDPHTPSIEIKHEQFLGALLILQELGEYELVLKLGNPFLGTRDSISLDKGRLGDPQLVRPDIILTIALACLELGREQWQQGQYENAASSLETGQELLLREGLFPSLRGEIKSDLYKLRPYRILELLALPEETVVERRNGLRLLQEMLQERGGIDGTGDDQSGLSVDDFLRFIQQLRTYLSAAEQQTLFETEARRPSAVATYLAVYALLARGFAQRQPSLIARAKQLLMRLGRRQDVHLEQSVCALLLGQTEEASRALELSQEYEPLAFIREHSQGAPDLLPGLCLYGERWLQQSVFPHFRDLAEQKASLKEYFADEQVQGYLETLPESPEESNSDWTVVPPQNSTYSSTGASKSVRESEAFRRSDLRSGSESSRSLSREAQPSGNSSLRYSVNEPATVASQWTNGREAASATTSRTATLGTATEHSSKQGVSTLPDAQRISSRSRSAVGAQLSAGGEPSVTEIPREPSGKSPRRQRQKGLAEPQTTRSRQADAGAGVTSSAGENFKRLPPGRLHTSSDKSKSSSKVRHLVLLAIASVVGAGVVIWLLIVTLSWLQKTLQGFSAPDLKGPQPMIELSKPPIPIPEPGNSMRAPSGPLTQETAKQVIDTWLSTKKLAFGSSYQTEQLDQILAEPALSTWRQRVQTDKQSNSYWEYIHNVVVNSVETSDSNPDQARVDATVNENAKFYQGGQPNQDRSYNDNLQVRYDLVRKEGRWLIQDMNVVN comes from the coding sequence GTGCGAATTCCGCTCGATTACTACCGAATTTTAGGATTGCCGATTCAGGCTACTGCTGAACAGCTAAGCCAAGCCTATCGCGATCGCGCCTTGCAATTGCCGCGCCGAGAGTATTCGGACGCGGCGATCAACTCTCGCAAACAACTCCTGGACGAAGCTTACGCGGTACTCTCTGATCCCGAACAGCGATCAGCTTATGATGCGAGCTTTCTGACCAAAACTTATGATCAAGAACCAGCTCAATCCGTAACACTGGGCTTTACGGGCAGTGGGGAAGGCATAGAAGCCCCCATCGACCCCCACACGCCCAGTATTGAAATCAAGCATGAGCAATTCCTGGGTGCTTTGCTGATTCTGCAAGAACTTGGGGAATATGAACTCGTTCTCAAATTAGGGAACCCTTTTCTTGGAACCCGCGACAGCATTAGTTTGGATAAGGGTCGTTTAGGAGACCCCCAGCTTGTTCGACCGGATATTATTCTAACCATCGCATTGGCCTGTCTGGAACTCGGTCGCGAACAATGGCAACAAGGCCAGTATGAAAATGCCGCCTCTTCCTTAGAAACGGGTCAAGAATTACTTCTGCGGGAGGGATTGTTTCCTTCATTACGCGGGGAAATTAAATCGGATCTCTACAAACTGCGTCCCTACCGCATTCTAGAACTATTAGCCTTACCGGAAGAAACAGTCGTAGAACGGCGCAATGGCTTACGTTTGCTCCAAGAGATGTTACAGGAGCGGGGGGGCATTGATGGCACGGGTGACGACCAATCCGGATTAAGTGTGGATGATTTTCTCCGCTTTATCCAACAGCTACGAACCTATCTCAGTGCCGCTGAACAACAAACCTTATTTGAAACCGAAGCACGACGCCCCTCTGCTGTTGCAACCTATCTAGCCGTTTATGCCCTACTCGCACGAGGATTTGCCCAAAGACAACCGTCTTTAATCGCCCGTGCCAAACAGTTGCTGATGCGTTTGGGCAGACGACAGGATGTTCATCTCGAACAATCGGTGTGCGCCCTGCTGTTAGGTCAAACCGAAGAAGCCAGTCGGGCATTAGAACTTAGCCAAGAGTACGAACCCCTGGCTTTTATTCGCGAACATTCTCAGGGTGCCCCAGACTTATTGCCGGGACTCTGCCTGTATGGGGAGCGTTGGCTGCAACAATCCGTATTTCCTCACTTTCGAGACTTGGCTGAGCAAAAAGCATCCTTGAAGGAATACTTTGCGGATGAGCAGGTACAAGGGTATCTAGAAACCCTGCCAGAGTCACCAGAGGAAAGCAACAGCGATTGGACGGTGGTTCCACCTCAAAATTCAACCTATAGCTCAACCGGAGCCTCCAAGAGTGTTAGGGAGTCAGAGGCGTTTCGTCGATCTGATCTCCGTTCCGGCTCAGAATCAAGTCGGAGTTTATCGCGTGAGGCGCAACCGTCTGGAAACTCAAGCTTACGCTACTCGGTCAATGAACCTGCGACTGTAGCTTCCCAGTGGACGAATGGACGAGAAGCCGCCTCTGCCACAACCAGCCGGACGGCAACGTTGGGTACGGCGACTGAACACTCATCTAAACAAGGCGTGTCAACCCTGCCTGACGCTCAACGGATTTCCTCCCGTTCGCGCAGTGCTGTCGGGGCGCAACTGTCAGCGGGAGGAGAGCCTAGCGTTACAGAAATACCTCGTGAGCCTTCTGGAAAGTCGCCGCGCCGACAACGGCAAAAAGGTTTAGCTGAACCCCAGACGACTCGTTCTCGTCAAGCCGATGCTGGGGCAGGAGTAACCTCGTCTGCTGGGGAAAACTTCAAGCGTCTACCTCCCGGTCGCCTTCATACTTCATCGGACAAGTCCAAGTCTTCCTCAAAAGTCAGACACCTGGTTTTACTCGCCATTGCGAGTGTCGTCGGAGCAGGAGTTGTGATTTGGCTGTTGATTGTCACCCTGAGTTGGCTACAAAAAACGTTACAAGGTTTTTCTGCGCCCGACTTAAAAGGACCACAGCCTATGATCGAGCTATCAAAGCCTCCCATTCCTATTCCTGAACCAGGTAATTCGATGAGAGCGCCATCCGGTCCTCTGACTCAGGAGACAGCTAAACAAGTGATTGACACTTGGCTGTCCACGAAGAAACTGGCTTTCGGCTCAAGCTATCAAACTGAGCAATTAGATCAAATTCTCGCTGAGCCAGCTCTGTCCACTTGGCGGCAACGGGTTCAAACTGATAAACAAAGTAATTCGTACTGGGAATACATCCATAATGTGGTCGTCAACTCGGTTGAAACCAGTGATTCTAATCCGGATCAAGCAAGAGTAGATGCCACTGTCAACGAAAATGCCAAGTTCTATCAAGGAGGTCAGCCCAATCAAGATAGGTCTTACAATGATAATCTGCAAGTTCGGTACGACTTGGTGCGAAAAGAGGGTCGGTGGCTGATTCAAGATATGAATGTTGTGAACTAG
- a CDS encoding DUF2839 domain-containing protein, whose translation MGEAKRRKATLGEKYGQEANIFPWLPITKSQGEQFVQWTTKGAWIGIAFLVVYWLTIRLIGPTFGWWQVN comes from the coding sequence ATGGGTGAAGCTAAACGGCGTAAAGCCACACTCGGAGAAAAGTACGGTCAAGAAGCGAATATCTTTCCCTGGCTGCCCATTACCAAAAGCCAAGGCGAACAATTTGTCCAATGGACAACGAAAGGAGCTTGGATTGGAATCGCCTTTCTCGTGGTCTACTGGCTGACGATTCGGTTGATTGGACCGACTTTTGGTTGGTGGCAAGTCAATTAG
- a CDS encoding protein kinase domain-containing protein, which yields MSQDILPTNPEKPLGGRYQIINKLGAGGFGRTFLAEDLHLPGHPQCVVKQLKPQTSEPETLAMARRLFDTEAEVLYQLGNHDQIPRLLAHFEDNEEFYLAQEFIEGEPLTKEFAKGQPWTESQVIDLLQDILQVLAFVHEQQVIHRDIKPPNLIRRQGDGKIVLIDFGAVKQVSSQVVNPETGETNLTISIGTKGYMPNEQLAGTPRFSSDVYAVGMLGIQALTGVHPKSMGEDPQTGEMVWREHAPHVSPELAGILDKMVCYDFRDRYPTAADALAALQNLLGSRQDSLLITSSSGLKDTLPSQKRQPTPDELALAEELTEVDTNLGETNIWVPTEFPVQSSEDNHDTTVSLFRRQPSVDAPQTRVPPKTKLRLIPRQWVKLWPWLAVLTAVGVTFVVTKTVFSPQFAGRAVNRSGVLADQPSTPTPTQPTTPKPPPRKLTAEELQKEGERLKAAGKYQEALTFYDQAIALKPKFAEAYGGRCYCLNKLEKFSEAMVACNDALDLKPKYPEAMWGKGNAYQQQKRLTKALALYEQAIIKKPKFAEAWVSRGMVLQSLGRSYEALWAVDRAIDLERNSADAWTTKGEALWELGRWDEAIVALDKALELQPNHPEALKLRQQARKEMGR from the coding sequence ATGAGCCAAGATATTCTACCAACAAACCCCGAAAAACCTCTGGGTGGACGCTACCAAATTATTAACAAACTAGGCGCAGGGGGGTTTGGTCGAACCTTTCTGGCAGAAGATTTACACCTTCCGGGTCATCCCCAATGCGTGGTAAAACAGCTCAAGCCCCAAACGAGCGAACCTGAAACACTGGCTATGGCGAGACGCCTGTTTGACACGGAAGCAGAGGTTCTCTATCAACTCGGTAATCATGACCAGATTCCTCGTCTACTAGCACATTTTGAAGATAATGAAGAGTTTTATCTGGCTCAGGAATTCATTGAAGGAGAGCCGTTAACCAAAGAGTTCGCTAAAGGTCAGCCGTGGACAGAATCTCAGGTTATCGATTTGTTGCAAGATATTCTCCAAGTGTTGGCGTTCGTCCATGAGCAACAGGTCATCCACCGCGATATTAAACCCCCCAATTTAATTCGTCGCCAGGGTGATGGCAAAATTGTGCTGATTGATTTTGGTGCGGTGAAGCAAGTCAGCAGTCAGGTTGTCAATCCCGAAACAGGGGAAACAAATTTAACGATTTCCATCGGCACCAAGGGTTACATGCCCAACGAGCAATTGGCGGGAACTCCTCGCTTTAGCAGCGATGTCTACGCTGTCGGTATGCTGGGCATTCAGGCATTGACTGGGGTTCATCCTAAAAGCATGGGCGAAGACCCCCAAACCGGCGAAATGGTTTGGCGGGAACATGCACCCCATGTCAGCCCAGAACTGGCTGGTATTTTGGACAAGATGGTGTGCTATGATTTCCGCGATCGCTACCCAACCGCCGCTGATGCCTTGGCAGCACTCCAGAATCTACTCGGTTCGCGTCAAGATTCTCTGCTGATAACTTCGTCATCTGGCCTCAAGGACACACTACCCAGTCAGAAACGACAACCCACTCCTGATGAGCTAGCCTTGGCGGAGGAACTGACGGAAGTGGATACAAATCTAGGGGAAACCAACATTTGGGTGCCCACAGAATTCCCGGTTCAATCTTCAGAGGATAATCATGATACAACAGTATCTCTGTTTCGACGACAACCCTCCGTTGATGCTCCGCAAACCAGAGTACCACCAAAGACTAAACTCCGGTTAATCCCAAGGCAGTGGGTTAAACTCTGGCCTTGGCTAGCTGTCTTAACCGCTGTCGGTGTAACCTTCGTAGTTACCAAAACGGTATTTTCCCCCCAGTTTGCGGGCCGAGCCGTCAACCGTAGCGGGGTGCTGGCGGATCAACCTTCGACTCCGACGCCAACCCAACCGACAACGCCCAAACCTCCGCCGCGCAAGTTGACGGCTGAAGAACTCCAAAAAGAGGGAGAACGCTTGAAAGCAGCCGGAAAATATCAGGAAGCGCTAACATTTTACGACCAAGCGATCGCACTGAAGCCTAAGTTTGCGGAAGCTTATGGGGGGCGTTGTTATTGTCTGAATAAGCTGGAAAAGTTTTCCGAGGCGATGGTGGCGTGTAATGATGCTCTTGACCTGAAGCCGAAATACCCAGAAGCGATGTGGGGTAAAGGCAATGCCTACCAGCAGCAAAAACGCTTAACTAAAGCCCTCGCACTCTATGAGCAGGCTATTATCAAGAAACCCAAATTTGCTGAAGCCTGGGTGAGTCGGGGTATGGTACTTCAATCACTGGGTCGTTCTTATGAAGCACTTTGGGCAGTGGATAGAGCCATTGATCTAGAGCGCAATTCTGCCGATGCTTGGACGACTAAAGGTGAGGCTCTCTGGGAACTCGGACGTTGGGACGAAGCAATTGTCGCTCTAGACAAGGCACTCGAACTTCAACCGAACCATCCAGAGGCCCTTAAACTCCGCCAACAGGCACGCAAAGAGATGGGGCGCTAG